In Hyphomicrobium denitrificans 1NES1, one DNA window encodes the following:
- a CDS encoding alpha/beta hydrolase: MFTLAKRRLQSRRSGVLIAAIAACSVLAACTQAPKLAKAPEAQSEADRTADARPVPAPAPSAAPAPSAPSEAEAPVESEVPTEAAGGAAPPLPPVAEASPPDDIAPGAGAPSPEASEPAGGAAPPSETAESQLSGGAAPPSETAESLPPPSPPPSEQATAPEPKPPAATAEPPMPSAAPGAAMRAAAEAAAAAAVRRAEEEAHAAAAARRSDEAKEAAPAKPVEDPAKAYDVVPVFYGTDRAIEPDPDRLQFGAERGHKLQLGRALITVPLIHKVPHIERPVVIEIPYFKVKIYEEKEDPEKHFTVQEIKSLTEDQMLALIKQRLATSTTFKDHAFIFVHGFNTSFDNALYRTAQIAYDLRFDGVPFLYSWPSGGKVASYTYDHGSVEQAEPTLTEFLNLVIQKSGAKSISLIAHSMGNELLLRVLERMKTKVPPGVVISQVILAAPDVDRDKFNIIAREITNFSKGVTLYAASNDRALSYSARFWGGVPRAGDVPETGPLIIPGVDTIDVTAVSTDALGLNHSGYAENPALLNDVKALVASGLRPPDKRVKDILTVQSAAGTYWRFQAETAASP, encoded by the coding sequence ATGTTCACGCTTGCCAAGCGTCGGCTGCAGTCGCGCCGGTCGGGGGTTCTGATTGCTGCGATCGCAGCTTGCAGCGTGCTTGCCGCCTGCACGCAGGCGCCGAAGCTTGCAAAAGCGCCTGAGGCACAATCGGAGGCGGACCGGACAGCCGATGCGCGCCCGGTTCCTGCTCCGGCGCCTTCGGCAGCACCAGCTCCAAGCGCCCCATCTGAAGCAGAAGCGCCAGTCGAATCCGAAGTACCGACGGAAGCCGCAGGTGGCGCAGCCCCGCCTCTGCCACCAGTCGCTGAAGCGTCCCCGCCTGACGACATAGCCCCGGGCGCGGGTGCTCCGTCACCGGAAGCCTCGGAGCCGGCCGGAGGCGCGGCCCCGCCGTCCGAAACAGCGGAATCGCAGCTGTCCGGAGGTGCGGCCCCACCGTCCGAAACAGCGGAATCGCTGCCGCCTCCTTCTCCACCGCCTTCTGAGCAGGCGACAGCGCCTGAACCGAAGCCGCCCGCGGCCACTGCGGAGCCTCCGATGCCGTCGGCGGCGCCTGGAGCAGCGATGCGTGCAGCAGCCGAGGCTGCTGCTGCGGCAGCAGTCCGCCGTGCCGAAGAGGAAGCGCATGCGGCGGCCGCAGCCCGTCGGTCGGATGAGGCGAAAGAGGCGGCGCCAGCCAAGCCCGTCGAGGACCCGGCAAAAGCCTACGACGTCGTCCCGGTTTTTTATGGAACGGATCGCGCGATCGAACCCGATCCAGACCGGTTGCAGTTCGGCGCCGAGCGTGGACACAAGCTGCAGCTCGGCCGCGCGTTGATCACGGTGCCGCTCATTCACAAGGTGCCACATATCGAGCGGCCAGTCGTGATCGAGATCCCGTATTTCAAGGTCAAGATTTACGAGGAGAAGGAAGATCCCGAGAAGCACTTCACGGTGCAGGAAATCAAAAGCCTGACCGAAGATCAGATGCTGGCTCTCATCAAGCAGCGGCTGGCGACGTCAACGACGTTCAAGGACCATGCCTTCATCTTCGTGCACGGGTTCAACACGTCGTTCGACAACGCACTCTACCGTACGGCTCAGATCGCCTACGACCTGCGCTTCGACGGTGTTCCGTTCCTCTATAGCTGGCCGTCGGGTGGCAAGGTCGCGAGCTATACCTACGATCACGGAAGCGTCGAGCAGGCCGAGCCGACGCTGACGGAGTTTCTGAACCTCGTGATCCAGAAGAGCGGCGCAAAATCGATCAGCCTGATCGCGCATTCGATGGGGAACGAGCTTCTGTTGCGTGTGCTGGAGCGCATGAAGACGAAAGTGCCGCCTGGCGTCGTGATCAGCCAGGTCATTCTCGCCGCCCCTGACGTCGACCGCGACAAGTTCAATATCATTGCGCGCGAGATCACCAACTTCTCCAAGGGCGTGACGCTCTACGCGGCATCGAACGATCGCGCGTTGAGCTATTCGGCGCGGTTCTGGGGTGGCGTCCCGCGCGCCGGCGATGTCCCTGAGACCGGGCCCCTGATCATCCCTGGCGTCGATACGATTGACGTTACCGCCGTCTCGACGGACGCGCTGGGCCTCAATCATTCGGGCTATGCGGAAAATCCCGCGCTGCTCAATGACGTGAAGGCCCTCGTCGCATCCGGGCTTCGGCCGCCGGACAAACGCGTTAAGGACATCCTGACGGTCCAGTCGGCCGCCGGAACGTATTGGCGGTTCCAGGCGGAAACTGCGGCGAGTCCGTAA
- the meaB gene encoding methylmalonyl Co-A mutase-associated GTPase MeaB, protein MAIATLPAHRIPVADYVAGITAGDRALLARAITLVESTNPEHGRLAQSVLQELLPKTGNAVRLGITGVPGVGKSTTIDQFGMNLIAEGHLVAVLAIDPTSKRSGGSILGDKTRMSALAQERNAFIRPSPSSGTLGGVTRKTRETMALVEAAGFDVVIVETVGVGQSEVAVSDMVDFFLVLLLAGGGDDLQGIKKGIIELADMIAINKADGDNVKRAERAAADYRHALQIFTPHNATWFPPVLTVSGIENRGLKELWAKVLDHRDKMSGTGEFQKRRQAQAVSWMRDMLEDRLMGALKANPKVAAELPKIEASVREGTLLPTLAVERLMGFMGL, encoded by the coding sequence ATGGCCATTGCCACCCTGCCCGCCCATCGTATTCCCGTCGCAGATTACGTGGCCGGCATTACCGCCGGCGACCGCGCGCTCCTCGCCCGCGCGATCACGCTCGTCGAAAGCACGAACCCGGAGCACGGCCGCCTCGCGCAAAGCGTGTTGCAGGAGCTTCTGCCGAAAACTGGGAACGCCGTGCGCCTCGGCATTACCGGCGTACCGGGTGTTGGAAAATCGACGACAATCGATCAGTTCGGCATGAACCTCATCGCGGAAGGCCATCTCGTGGCCGTGCTCGCGATCGATCCGACGTCGAAGCGTTCAGGCGGCTCTATCCTCGGCGACAAGACACGCATGAGCGCACTGGCGCAGGAGCGGAACGCATTCATCCGGCCGTCGCCATCGTCTGGCACACTCGGCGGCGTGACGCGCAAGACGCGCGAGACGATGGCCCTCGTCGAGGCGGCGGGGTTCGATGTCGTCATCGTCGAAACGGTCGGCGTCGGACAATCGGAGGTCGCGGTTTCCGATATGGTCGACTTCTTCCTGGTGCTCTTGCTGGCAGGCGGCGGCGACGATCTGCAAGGCATCAAAAAGGGCATCATCGAGCTTGCCGATATGATCGCCATCAACAAAGCCGACGGTGATAACGTCAAGCGCGCGGAACGTGCTGCGGCCGACTACCGGCACGCTCTGCAGATCTTCACGCCGCACAATGCGACGTGGTTCCCGCCCGTGCTTACGGTCTCGGGGATCGAAAATCGCGGACTCAAAGAACTCTGGGCCAAGGTTCTCGACCATCGAGACAAGATGTCGGGAACGGGCGAATTCCAGAAGCGCCGCCAGGCACAAGCTGTGTCGTGGATGCGCGACATGCTCGAAGACCGGCTGATGGGTGCGCTGAAAGCAAACCCGAAAGTTGCGGCCGAGCTTCCGAAGATCGAAGCTTCGGTGCGTGAAGGAACCCTGCTGCCGACACTGGCGGTCGAGCGGCTGATGGGCTTCATGGGGCTTTAG